Below is a window of Planctomycetia bacterium DNA.
ATCGTCGGCCTGATCTTGATGCAAGGCCGTTCCCGCCGGGCGGCCGTGATCACGGACGATGCGACGCCGATGCTCGAACCGTCTGAGCGAGCGCACTCAGAGACGGCCAAAGCAGGTCATTGAATACGGCTCGCGAGATTCCCGATTCGGCTTATTACTCTCTAATTCATCGGGACTCTTTTCAGCGAATAATTTGCAAGAGATTCGCCGCGCTAACCCTTAGACCGGCGACTTTGGCGCCCCCAGGACTGGCTCCCGCATAGCATCCAAGAGCTACAATTGTGTGGCGATAAACGGCCAGCGCCCTGAGTTCCCCGATCTACGGTCCTTACTCCCCATGCCCCTCCTGATTTTCGAAGACGAACACGTCTCACGGCTCTACCCGGTGACCGTTGGGCGGCCGGCGTACGCCATTTCCGTGGGGAGTTACCGGCTCATCGATCGCCTGCTGGCGTGGAACGAGGAACTCACCACGGTCGTGCGGCCGCACTTGCGCGCGGTCGAACAGGCCGACTATGCCCTGGCCGCGCGCGGCGGCGCGGGGGACGGACTCGTGCTCGCGGTCAATGCCCGGCTGGTTCCATCGGCCGAAGCGATTAAGCAACTGCGGGCGATCTACGAGGCGCGGAACATCGGCGTCGTCCGGACCGGCGACGCCATCGCCGCGGCGCTCCTGCCGCAGGATATGCGCCCGCCGGCCGAGGAAGTCGACGCGGCCATGTTAGTCCGCCATCTCGGCGACTTGCGGTTGCCGTCGCTGGTCACGCCCGGCCAGGACTACGAGTTGCCGTTGCTCGACTATCCGCACGACATCATTCGCTATCACATGCGCACGTTGCGGGGGAATCTCGACGAGCGATTGCACCTGGGCACGTATCAGGAAATCGCCGACGGCGTCTTTGCCGCTCCCGGGGCGACGTTGGGGCAGTATGCGGTCACCGACACGAAGGCCGGGCCGATCCTGTTGGAGGAGAATGCCCGCATCGGCCCGCATTGCTATTTGAGCGGTCCGGCCCATCTCGGCCCCAAGGCCCGCATCATCGAACACTCGGCGATCAAGGACGGCGTGGCGCTCGGGCACACGACGAAGATCGGCGGCGAGATCGAGGCCTCGATCATCGAGCCGTACACCAACAAGCAGCACTACGGCTTCTTGGGGCACAGCTACCTGGGCAGCTGGATCAACATGGGCGCCGGCACCTGCAATAGCGACCTGAAGAACACCTACGGCCAGGTCAACATGGAGTACAACGGCCGCAAGGTGCCGACTGGCATGCAATTCGTCGGCGTGATCGTGGGCGACTACGCCAAGACGGCCATCAACACCGGCATCTTCACCGGCAAAACCATCGGCGTCTGCAGCATGGTCTATGGCTTCGTCACCACGAACGTCCCGAGCTTCGTCAACTACGCCCGGCTCTTCGGCCAGGTCACGGAAACGCCCGTCGACGTGATGGTGGCCACGCAAGCCCGGATGTTCGAACGCCGCAACGTAACGCAACGCCCCTGCGACGTGCAATTGCTGCACGCGATGTACGAGCTGACCCGGCACGAACGGCAATTGGCAGGCGAACCATTGTCGCTGTAGACACGAGGAAACGCAGCAAGGGTCACACTTGCCCGACGCGCAAGCGAGGGGGAGTGGACTCTGAGTTGAGTACAACGTTTACTCATGGACAGCGTCAACTCCCCCTCGCTTGCGCGTCGGGCTAGTATGGAAGTCTCCGTACGGGCGGATACAAATAGTGAATCCAGGATGACGAACGCGAGCTGCCCGACACTTTCCAATTGACAGGGCCGGTATCCCCCGGGACCATAGTTGTACGCCCATTCATCCATTGAAATCCGCAACTCTTCATTTCGATGCCCCTCCGCGCCGCCTACACCTCGCCAGCTTTCGGCCTGTCGTTCGAGCTCTATCCGCCGAAGACGGCCGCGGGCGATGACGAATTGCTGGCGAACGTCGCCGAGTTGATGGCGTTCCGGCCGAGTTACGTGACCTGCACCTATGGCGCCGGGGGTTCGACGCGCGGCAAGACGCTCGACGTCGTCGAGAGCGTTGCTAAGCGGTTTGGCTGCCCGGTGGCCTCGCACTTAACCTGTGTCGGCAGCACGCGGGACGACTTGCGCGACTATCTGCGTGAAGCGCAGTCGCGAGGCGTCTCCGCGATTGTCGCGCTGCGCGGCGATCCGCCCAAAGGCGAGACGACGTTTCAGGCCGTGACCGGCGGCCTGCGTTACGCCAACGAACTGGTGGAAATGCTGCGCGCGGAATTTCCCGGCTTCGGAATCGCCGTGGCCGGCTATCCGGAAAAGCATCTGGAAGCGCCGAGTCTCGATGTCGATCTCGCCAACTTGAAGCGCAAGGTCGACGCCGGCGCCGATGCGGTGATCACGCAGTTGTTCTACGACAACACGGACTTTTTCCGCTTCGTCGATCGCTGTCATCAGGTCGGCGTTCAAGTTTCAATCGTCCCCGGACTCTTGCCGGTGACAAATCTCAAGCAGATTCAACGCATCACTTCCTTGTGCGGCGCGAAACTGCCGCCAGCGTTCACCGCGGCCTTAGAACGCTGCGGTGACGATGCGGCAGCGCAGTTCGAGGTCGGCGTAGAGTTCGCCGCGCGGCAACTCGACGAATTGTTGCAGGCCGGCGTTCCAGGCGTGCACTTCTATGTGCTCAATAAATCGCAAGCCACGAGCCGCGTGCTGGATGCCGTGACCGGACTCTTGCCGGGGCACGAGCGTCGTGCGGAATAGACGCATTTCTACCTGTTTATTGCGTGCATACGCACCCAAAGTCGTGTCGCGGCGCGCATAGGAACGGGGCGCTCGGCGTGTTAGAATAGCAGGACTTCCGCCTGCTGGTGCCTCTCCTGTTATGTCTCAGTGCTCTCC
It encodes the following:
- a CDS encoding putative sugar nucleotidyl transferase; protein product: MPLLIFEDEHVSRLYPVTVGRPAYAISVGSYRLIDRLLAWNEELTTVVRPHLRAVEQADYALAARGGAGDGLVLAVNARLVPSAEAIKQLRAIYEARNIGVVRTGDAIAAALLPQDMRPPAEEVDAAMLVRHLGDLRLPSLVTPGQDYELPLLDYPHDIIRYHMRTLRGNLDERLHLGTYQEIADGVFAAPGATLGQYAVTDTKAGPILLEENARIGPHCYLSGPAHLGPKARIIEHSAIKDGVALGHTTKIGGEIEASIIEPYTNKQHYGFLGHSYLGSWINMGAGTCNSDLKNTYGQVNMEYNGRKVPTGMQFVGVIVGDYAKTAINTGIFTGKTIGVCSMVYGFVTTNVPSFVNYARLFGQVTETPVDVMVATQARMFERRNVTQRPCDVQLLHAMYELTRHERQLAGEPLSL
- the metF gene encoding methylenetetrahydrofolate reductase [NAD(P)H], with amino-acid sequence MPLRAAYTSPAFGLSFELYPPKTAAGDDELLANVAELMAFRPSYVTCTYGAGGSTRGKTLDVVESVAKRFGCPVASHLTCVGSTRDDLRDYLREAQSRGVSAIVALRGDPPKGETTFQAVTGGLRYANELVEMLRAEFPGFGIAVAGYPEKHLEAPSLDVDLANLKRKVDAGADAVITQLFYDNTDFFRFVDRCHQVGVQVSIVPGLLPVTNLKQIQRITSLCGAKLPPAFTAALERCGDDAAAQFEVGVEFAARQLDELLQAGVPGVHFYVLNKSQATSRVLDAVTGLLPGHERRAE